One region of Culex pipiens pallens isolate TS chromosome 2, TS_CPP_V2, whole genome shotgun sequence genomic DNA includes:
- the LOC120416770 gene encoding solute carrier organic anion transporter family member 5A1 — translation MKMTTSSSANDGGTANSHAHRKAGHRRNESMYAMTGLYAEAQTDDSSADIPQDTEECESLPVSVNTTTTATTAATADVVIKCHSRQSSNANNGVTMPDKPSQLPNVLLVNEDYSRDCGILSCRPGAVQKFARIKVFVLLLSILVTLQQALSSGYINSVITTIEKRFEIPSSLSGLVASSYEIGNVITVIFVSYLGSRRHIPVWIGIGAVIMGIGSLVFMVPHFTGEPNPGILIDNKTADNICRLVSVREQDMGLGRLSNSLSNQPLTTHNLRNDNCLKGKASTFGPVILFVIAQILLGGGGSPLFTLGTTYVDDHVRKESSSMYIGAMYSMAAFGPVLGFLLGAYLLSFHMDSFSGSDINIDPDDRRWVGMWWGGFLVCGILLILVAIPFFSFPKVLTREKKKIRIAEQKLPQLQQLSANNSSSLPRTTQPTASESGNFQQHQQQQGQKEPQGAKTNEDSGYGKDIKDIPLSMWRLVSNPVYIVTCLGACMELMIVSGFVVFLPKYLETQFSLGKSQASVFTGSIAVPGACIGIFVGGCILKRFQLKPKGAVQFVLVSNLICLACYGLLFFLGCENLKMAGTTIPYYNSSPAQHNVEPFQVNLTAACNFGCECHMFDVEPVCGNNGLTYFSPCHAGCTAFSSGSNYTNCACVQTNVTNVYTGAEGAQAQALNAHQDFAEVTVVPVATAGVCNKPCRTIYPFLILLFFMTFVVASTQMPLLMIVLRSVSEEERSFALGMQFVIFRLFGYIPAPIVFGNLIDSTCMLWKSTCGEKGGRCLIYDIEAFRFKYVGLCASIKIIALAIFIIDWWLVRRRKNLDQLNPMSANELVGSIISLDKLFEEKANLEGQAVPFNGECISGDSIVDTNSKRVLIASRHLRNDSKSIQLEYRYDDDTVRHQYQRPRKHIRSNSCDIKIQRSNSATNRESDFHDWKLKRFMRHHTRNNSRDLDQEHCCRQQQQLQQQQSGGSQLGRWIALHNNEQPTSNIKYILNHLKNNNVDGHSKLNYSNSCSNGAGCGGIKKKRHTRNYSYGQEFSFLPNNVIIRLDNDIANKFLANNGGASTSRKSSFSHDVNLLKNVNKLNNCSTGVVIGGGVAKNTNDLNEELESKYAKGSSHSYGHSRNNSKDLNLLNLQEEESTASGSGILGGIKALIDDSNSILRHRRTNSKDLKYIGGYQPCEPISSASSCSVSSNNIRKLSGGHLHPLALTTTTGSGPTESLQLLLDKSSLLDEQSAESSTNGGGGSTSTNV, via the exons ACGCAACGAATCGATGTACGCGATGACGGGCCTGTACGCGGAGGCCCAAACCGACGACAGCAGCGCGGACATCCCCCAGGACACGGAGGAGTGCGAATCGCTGCCGGTGTCGGTCAACACGACGACCACGGCCACGACGGCCGCCACCGCCGACGTCGTCATCAAGTGCCACAGCCGGCAGTCGTCGAACGCCAACAATGGCGTCACGATGCCGGACAAGCCGTCCCAGCTGCCGAACGTGCTGCTGGTCAACGAGGACTACTCGCGGGACTGCGGCATCCTGAGCTGTCGACCCGGCGCGGTTCAGAAGTTTGCCCGGATTAAGGTGTTTGTGCTGTTGCTGTCGATTCTGGTGACGCTGCAGCAGGCGCTCAGTTCGGGGTACATTAATTCGGTCATCACGACGATCGAGAAGCGGTTCGAGATACCGTCGAGCTTGTCCGGGTTGGTGGCGTCCAGCTACGAGATCGGAAACGTCATTACGGTGATCTTCGTGAGCTATTTGGGCAGTCGGAGACACATCCCGGTGTGGATTGGGATCGGTGCCGTCATCATGGGCATCGGTTCGCTGGTGTTTATGGTTCCTCACTTTACCGGAGAGCCCAATCCGGGCATCCTGATCGACAACAAAACGGCGGACAACATCTGCCGGTTGGTGTCGGTGCGGGAGCAGGACATGGGCCTGGGACGGTTGTCGAATAGTTTGTCTAATCAACCGCTGACTACGCATAACTTGAG AAACGACAACTGCCTCAAGGGCAAGGCGTCCACCTTCGGACCGGTGATACTGTTTGTGATAGCGCAGATCCTGCTGGGCGGCGGCGGAAGTCCGCTGTTTACGCTCGGCACCACCTACGTGGACGACCACGTGCGCAAGGAAAGTTCCTCGATGTACATTG GGGCAATGTACAGTATGGCTGCCTTTGGGCCCGTGTTGGGCTTCCTGCTCGGGGCGTATCTGCTGTCGTTCCACATGGATTCGTTCTCCGGAAGCGACATCAATATAG ATCCCGACGACCGGCGGTGGGTCGGCATGTGGTGGGGCGGCTTCCTCGTGTGTGGCATCCTGCTCATACTGGTGGCCATTCCGTTTTTCTCCTTTCCCAAG GTCCTGACGAGGGAAAAGAAGAAAATCCGTATCGCCGAACAGAAGCTGCCCCAGCTGCAGCAACTGTCGGCCAACAATTCGAGCAGTTTGCCGAGGACGACGCAACCGACTGCGTCGGAATCTGGGAATTTccagcagcatcagcagcagcagggtcAGAAGGAACCTCAAGGGGCGAAGACGAACGAGGATTCCGGCTATGGCAAGGATATCAAGG ACATTCCCCTGTCCATGTGGCGGCTGGTGTCCAATCCGGTGTACATCGTGACCTGTCTGGGGGCGTGTATGGAGTTGATGATCGTGTCCGGATTCGTGGTGTTCCTGCCAAAGTACCTCGAGACCCAGTTCAGTCTGGGCAAGAGTCAGGCCAGTGTCTTCACGGGGTCGATCGCCGTTCCGGGCGCTTGCATCGGAATTTTTGTCGGTGGTTGCATCCTGAAGCGGTTTCAGCTAAAGCCGAAGGGGGCCGTCCAGTTCGTGCTGGTCTCCAACTTGATCTGTTTGGCTTGTTACGGGCTGTTGTTCTTCTTGGGTTGCGAGAATCTCAAAATGGCCGGCACGACGATACCGTACTATAACAGTTCTCCGGCGCAGCACAACGTGGAACCGTTCCAGGTGAACCTGACGGCGGCGTGCAACTTTGGCTGCGAGTGTCACATGTTCGACGTGGAGCCGGTCTGCGGCAACAACGGGTTGACGTACTTTAGTCCGTGTCACGCCGGATGTACGGCGTTCTCGTCCGGATCGAACTACACCAACTGTGCTT GCGTTCAAACGAACGTAACCAACGTGTACACGGGAGCGGAGGGTGCTCAAGCTCAGGCACTGAACGCCCACCAGGACTTTGCCGAAGTCACGGTGGTTCCGGTGGCCACGGCCGGCGTGTGTAACAAGCCCTGTCGTACGATCTACCCCTTCCTAATACTGCTGTTCTTTATGACGTTCGTCGTTGCCTCCACGCAGATGCCTTTGTTGATGATTGTGCTGAG ATCGGTCTCGGAGGAGGAGCGCTCGTTCGCGCTCGGCATGCAGTTCGTGATCTTTCGGCTGTTTGGGTACATCCCGGCGCCGATCGTGTTCGGCAACCTGATCGACTCGACCTGCATGCTGTGGAAGTCGACGTGCGGTGAGAAGGGCGGCCGCTGCCTGATCTACGACATCGAGGCGTTCCGCTTCAA GTATGTTGGCCTTTGCGCGAGCATCAAGATAATCGCCCTGGCGATCTTCATAATCGACTGGTGGCTTGTGCGACGGCGGAAGAATCTGGACCAGCTGAATCCGATGTCGGCTAACGAGCTGGTTGGATCGATCATCAGCTTGGATAAGT TGTTCGAGGAAAAAGCCAACCTGGAAGGCCAGGCCGTGCCCTTCAACGGCGAGTGCATCTCGGGCGATTCCATCGTGGACACCAACAGCAAGCGAGTGCTGATCGCCAGCCGGCACCTGCGCAACGATTCCAAATCGATCCAGCTGGAGTACAGGTACGACGACGATACCGTGCGGCACCAGTACCAGCGGCCGCGGAAGCACATCCGCAGCAATTCCTGTGATATCAAGATCCAGCGGTCGAACTCGGCGACGAACCGCGAGTCCGACTTCCACGACTGGAAGCTGAAGCGGTTCATGCGGCACCACACGCGGAACAACTCGCGCGACCTGGACCAGGAGCACTGCtgtcggcagcagcagcagcttcaacAGCAGCAATCCGGCGGTTCGCAGCTGGGTCGGTGGATCGCGCTGCACAATAACGAGCAGCCGACGTCCAATATCAAGTACATCTTGAACCACTTGAAGAACAACAACGTGGACGGGCACAGCAAGCTGAACTACAGCAATAGCTGTAGCAACGGAGCCGGCTGTGGTGGGATCAAGAAGAAACGACACACGAGAAACTACTCATATGGACAGGAGTTCTCGTTCCTGCCGAACAATGTGATCATCCGGCTGGACAACGACATTGCCAACAAGTTCCTGGCGAACAACGGCGGTGCGAGCACTTCGCGAAAGAGCTCGTTCTCGCACGACGTCAACCTACTGAAGAACGTGAACAAGCTGAACAACTGTTCAACGGGAGTGGTGATTGGCGGAGGAGTCGCCAAGAATACCAACGACCTGAACGAAGAGCTGGAATCTAAGTACGCGAAGGGATCGTCCCACAGTTACGGTCACTCGCGCAACAATTCCAAAGATCTGAACCTGTTGAATCTCCAGGAGGAGGAGTCCACCGCCAGTGGCAGCGGCATCCTGGGAGGGATCAAAGCGTTGATCGACGACTCGAACAGCATCCTGCGGCACCGGCGGACCAACTCCAAGGATCTGAAGTACATCGGCGGCTACCAGCCGTGCGAACCAATCAGCAGCGCCAGCAGTTGTAGCGTAAGTAGTAACAATATCCGAAAGCTGTCCGGAGGACATTTGCACCCGCTGGCGTTGACCACGACCACGGGAAGCGGCCCTACGGAGTCCCTCCAGCTGCTGCTGGACAAGTCCAGTCTCCTCGATGAACAAAGCGCGGAAAGTTCCACTAATGGCGGAGGTGGATCGACGTCCACCAACGTTTAG